The following DNA comes from Nitrospira sp..
CAGCGCGGTCGCCGTCTGCGTGGGTTCATTGCTTGGGTTCGTTGTGTCCATACATGCCCCTGTGTTCAGTTGCGGTGATTATACCTGTTCGGTTACCAGGGCATCCGAAGAGCCCATGAGTGTATTCGCGGCCGTCGACGGAGACTCCGAGGCCACCGGTCTGACCCGATCCATCGCGAGCAGCATCACTCCCAGAATCACCATCAGCGTGAGATTGGAAAAAAGTAACGCATACCCCGCGATAAACATCAGTCCAATCCCATACCCCGCCAGCCGCCCCATATTGAGCAGCTTGATGACGGTATAGGACCAACAGAGCAGCCCCCCCATATAAATGGCGAACGGCAGATAGAAGGTATAGCCCATGCCGAACTGGAAAATCCACCCGATCCCCTGGGAAGCTTGCCGAACCCCGGACGCCAAGCCTGGGTCATACAAACCGAGCAGATAATCGGTAAAAATGAGGGTCGTGAAGATCGTCCCGGTCGTCGCCCAGAACCAGATCGCCCGATTGCGCTGCACGCGGTTCTTCGTCCTGAGCGACAGCCCCTGGCCGTAGGCCACAAAAGTCAGAAAACTCGCCAGTACCATCAAGGCTTCGCCGATTCGATGGGCCTCATAGACAAATGGCGGCGCCGCGACGGTGTTGGCCACACTGTAGGCGGTCGACAGAATTTGGTAATAGAGCCATCCGGAAATACCGAAAAAAAATGTGACTCCCAGCACCTGGTGCGACCGTTGCGGTTGCGTGGAGACATACTCGAACATGAACAACGCCAAAGCCAGAAAGGCGATGACGTTATAGATCAATGACCCGACCATCCCGGAAGGTACCACCAAAAAGGCCGCGGTGAGGAGCAGTAGCAACACCACACAGCTCATCGCTACCTTGGTCATCCGGTTCACCTCCTGGCCGGCGCTGCGATTGACCATCGTCACACCCAGCGCGAGGAACAAGAGAATCGCCACGATGTTGAGGAGCCAGGTGCCGATCTCTGTGAGGGTGCTGAAGGTCGGGGTGATCCACGGATGCGCCACAGCCATCTTGCTCAGATGCATCCCCAATCTCGAGACCAGGCGATAGAGCACCAACTCAAGAAATGAGGTCAGCAGAACGAGCTTGATCGTATACTCGAACATCGGACCGTAATCGCTGATCCGGCCTGAAATCCGATCACTCATCGTTACGCTCTTCATACCCTCGTACACTCCCGCCAGCAAGGACCTGATTATAGCTGTCACAAAAAAACAGGGTCAATGCCGAGTCGCAGCCACCGTCCGAGGAAGCTAGGACGCGCTGATCGGCTGCGGCGCCTGGACAGCCTGCGCCTTTTCATGCGCAATGTAGAGCAATCCGTCCGCCATCGAATAATTGAAGGGCAATTCGCAAACCACTTCACTGACCCGTTCATAAACATGCTGATAGAGCTTTTCCGACTCGTCCGGCGTCATCCCCTCCTGCACCTCATAAAAGAACCCCAGACTCAGATCCTCTGCAGAGGGCCGCATGATTCTGCGTATCCCATATCCTCCAGGATCGCTCATGATCGGGGCTTCCTTCTCAAGGTCGAACAGGCAGGGCTGGCAGGAGAACCCGAACGACTCGTGCAACTTTTTGTTCTCCACGATGAAGTTCATGGTTTCCAGCGCTTCTTCTTCCTTCTCCGTAGGAAATCCGACGATGATGTAACAGTGCACCGCGATCCCAAGATCCACACAGTCGTCGGCGATCCTCCGGACCCACTCCTGCTTGATACCCTTCTTCATGAAATCCATGATGCGCTGATTGAAGGACTCCAATCCGAACACAATCTTGAGACAGCCGGCGTCACGCATGGACGTCAGAAGTTCACGTGAAAGATTCTTTTCGAACCGCATTTCGCAGGTCCATTTGATATCCAGCTTCTGCTCGGTCATCTGCTGACAGAGCCGCTTGGTGGGCGCGAGGGCAAAACACTCGTCGGTAAAAAAGAAGTTCTGCGCCCCGTACCGCTCCTTGAGCCATTTCAGCTCTTCGATCGTCCGGCCCGGCTCCTTCTGCCTGAAATTCTGGTGATCGAGCGTGAGGGCGCAGAAGGCGCAATCTTTGTAGTAGCACCCGCGCGAGAATTGGACCGGCAACACCGGTTCAGGAGAGAGATACTTATCCAGCGGAAACCCGTCGTAGTTCGGCGCAGGCAACTGGTTCACATTCTCTGAATAGAACGGCTGATTGACCGTAATCTTCCCGTTTTGGCGATAGATCAGATTCGGCACCTTGCTGAAATCTTTCTTCCCGGCCATCTGATTGACCAACTCCAGCAACGCCGTCTCTCCTTCAAACACGACGATGTCATCGGTAATATCAAACAAACTCGGACAGCGGCGGATATTATCGACCAGGCGGGTGAATATACTGCCTCCGATCGTAATATGCAGATCGGGAGCCGCTTCTTTGATCAATCGGCACAGCGTCAGTCCGGGAATAATCTGCGACGTGGCCGTGATCGACACCCCGATAAGATCCGGGCGATCGTTCACAATCGATGGAATAAATTTATCGCGGAACAGGCTGATGTAGGGATTCTGCACTTCATCTCGAATGACCTTCATGAGGTCTTTCGAGGAATAGATCGAATAGTTGCTGAACTGATTATCGACGACCGTCAATCTTGTCGGGAAATACACCGACGACACCAACTCCAGCCATTTATCGATCATGAAGAGACTGCCGCGATAGGCATCGAGATCGTAAAACGCCTCGCTACGCAGCGTCTCTTTTGCCAGCTCTACCCGATCGATCAAATAGGGGAACCGATCAAGCGACTCCGCAATTTTGGCCGCGTGCTCACGGCTTCCCGGACCAGTCTCTCCAGACGTACTCTTTTCCAGCTCCCGCTGCTTTGCGAGCAACTGTTCATGAACCTCAGCCCCAAATGAGCGGGTCAGAAGTTGGTCGAGCAACTCGATTCCAAGATCCCGCTGAGAGACGTCTTTGACGCCACCCTGGTGCAGGAATCCGGTGAGAGAGGGGAGACTGAGATACGGTTGAGAGGGATGCCAGGTAGGCGGAAACAACAACGATACTTTCATGGAAACCACTTTCTAATATCTTCGGAAAATCAGATAGTTTCGAATGATTTCACTGATCGTTTATACACTCCCGCCTTCTTCATTTGCAACCCTGCTGCATCGCACGTTGAGAGAACGCATAGCCTCTCCCCCAGCTATGCCATCACCATGCCAAAAAGAAAAAGCCCCGGGTCACTTCGCCATTTACATAGCGCAGACCCGGGGCCATTTTCTCACGTCACCTCAACGCGTTCAGCGATGAGCGGTGGTCTCTCGCGAGACCGCTTCGCTCACGGAAGCTTGAGCGTGAACCAGGTGGAGAGCGCCTTCATACCGTTGCGCTCAATGTTGTTCCCATCCCACACTGCAAACGCGATGGGCACAGACATTCCCGCCTTGAACTGCGTATCGTTCGCATCGCTGGTCTCCAGGCTGCGCTTGATGACCACGCGCCAGGTCGGACCAGTGTAACCGCCACCCTTGACGGAGCCTGACGGCTCCCACACACCGTTCCCGAACACGTCCTGATGGGATTGGGTGGTGAGGGTGCTGAATCCGTTGGCATTCAGGTCTTCAACCGAGCTCACACGGAGCGTCGGATCGGACATGATGTTACCGGACCAGATACCTGAGTTGAATGGCCCAAGGCTCCGACCGATCCGATCAGGATAGGTCACGCCACCGGCCGGCTCTTCGAAATAGTAGTCCCAGAAAATGCCTGGGTACTGATCGTCCACGTCCCACATGCCCGCGCTGTCCTTACCAAGGTCTTTCTGCCATTCCGCGTTCCACCGCCAGATGTTGGTGGTTCCGCCGGATTGACCCATACACTGGAAAGGTGGCGCACCGGACGTGGTCACCGGGAACATGATCGCAGCCTGGTCGCGGAAGTCCTGCGGACCAATCGCTGTGTCATTCTTCGTCTGATCGCTCCACTCCACGCGCAGGCCGAGCTCCTTACCGTTGCTCATCGCCTTCACGAACATCGACTTCACCGAGATGTTCGGGTGCATCGGGGTGGTGATCAGCTGACCGCTCAACGGAACGATTACACCAGGAACGCTTTCCCACACGGGGTTGGCGCCATCCATGGGAATCGGTCCCTTGACTGCCTTCGCCGGAATCGTGACCGGCTGGCTTACGGCCAAGGGCACTTGCCCGATCGTCAGCATGACGCCGACGACGAGGGCAGAGAGCAGAATGCTAAACACCAATTTCTTGTTGGTCGTCTGCACAACTCTCATACAGCTAATCCCTCCTCTCAAATTAATGATTAAATAACATCGCCCAAAAAAACTACCGTATAACTACCGTCCAGAAAACGAGAAATAATTGCTCGAAACCTACGCGGTTCCGACTGGTCCGCCCTCCTCCTTGTCCTTATCCTTGTCCTTCACATCCAGGAAGGACTGCGCGCCGACTTCATTCAACAACACGCTCAACTCATTCCCCTGGTCCTGCGCTCCGCACTCGTACGTCTGACCTTCAGGCGAATTAAAGGTCGCCGGACGATAATCTGTTTCTGTGTAAGGCTGCGGGGTGACTCCGAGGAACGCGGTTTCGAACTCAATCCAATCAGAGGTCATATCCGCGACGATCTTGAACAGACCGGAATCGGACTTTTTCGTCAACATCCGGCAAAACAGAGGAACCCATCGCCCGATGTGATTTTTAACAAACTTTTTCTGCGCATCCACAACGATCTGCGTCTTGTCGGCACCGTCATGGCAGCGGGAATACGATTCTTTGTAGGCCAAGAAGTGCATGAACTCGAACTCGACGCTGAGGTGGTCGAGCCGCTCATGAATATCCTTCGACAACTCGACGCCAAACGCCTTATAGAAGCCGGCGATGTCGCCCATGGTATGGGACTGCGCAAACACGTGATCGTTGCCGAAGAGGGTTTCGTACGGCGGACAATCCAGCGTGATCACATTGCTGAACACACGCCGATGCTCCGACTGCAGATCGCTCAACTGCCAGTTCACGCATTCTGACGCCACCAGCTTTTCGACATTATCCAACTGCTTTTTCAACGCAGCCAGCTTCAGCTTCGCGCGATCTCCGCCCTGATTGGCATCCAAGGCCGCCTGGAGGGCATCTAATGCCGCGCGACCGTCTTCCACAAACTCCCCGCACTGCAAGTAATCAAGAAACTCCTCGTCTTCCGGATACAAAAGGCTCCAGGAAACAAGGAGATAGAGCTTGCTGCGATTGAGCGCTCGCTCAACGGCGGGAGAGTCTTTGATCGTCGGGATGGTAGGGATAACGGTAGCAGCGGTAGATGTTGCAGTCTGCACCGATTGTTTACTCGTCATGACAATTGTCTCCTGGATGTGGGACTCAACCCAGGCCTCACAACTCACACAACTTCTGAACCAGCACTACTTCGACCTATCACGGGCCTGCGTATGATAGGTAAAGGTCAAATGGATGTCAAGCAAGAACTCGGACCTCAAACCATGGATTTCAGCCGGTTTATTTTTTTATTTATTTTGACTAGACATTTCAATTCCCCGCTTCAGTACAGTGATTTTCCGCTTCCATCCACGCTCAGAACCCGGCGAGTTGCCGCACAGGCGTCACACGGATCGCCACATGATCATTGACGGTATTACAGATATGTTCGCACATACCACAACCCACGCAACTCTCTGCGGATACCTCAAGCCGCATGGCCGAAAAATCCATTGATAAGGCATCCACAGGACACTTCGAAACGCAGGCATGACACCCCTGCCCGGCCGTGCACAGCCGCTGAGATACCACCGCCACACCCAGTCGAATATCAGGCATCCGATCGACCGGCCGCAACGCGTCAGTCGCACAGGCGGCAATGCAGGGAAGATCGTCACACAAGAGACAGGGCGACTGGTCGGCAAAAATCACCGGGGTCCCATCCCCGCCATGGCAGACAATCGCCCCAGGATCGCAGGCCTTGATACAATCGCCGCATTTCGTGCAGCGCTCCAAAAACAAGACTTCTTCCACAGCCCCCGGCGGCCGAAGCCAATCCGTCCGCAAGACCGGAGCCGGCGCTTCAGGCGCAGCATCAACGTGCCTAGAAAACTCCTGCGCCGCCTTGGCGACAGACATCACGGAATCTTTTAGGAAGTCCCGCCGGCCATATGAAGGGTTAGATGCCATGGTATTCGTTGATCCAGCAGTTGGTCAAAACGTCTGTTCAACGAGGCCGCAGCGAGTAAACAGCCTTCACGTACCCACTGCGGTACGTGAAGGCCTTGAACGATGCGGGAACGAAGATAGCAAACGTCTTCACCGCCGACACCTACATCACGCCGTCGGCCCGCAGCTTATACACTTCCACGCACCGGTCGCAGCCGCCGTACTCAATATCCCACCCAGGATGGTTCTCCCGAATGAAGTCCAAGACATACGGTTCCAACTTGGTGCCCATATCTTCCACCCACGAATAGGTCGGGAAGCGACAGAGCGGGCAGGGGAAGCCCGGCATCAGCATCACCTTATTTTCCGTCTCGGGAACCTCGCCCCCTTCCACATCGACCGCGCGATCCATCACGCGCAAGGTATCGGTCGACATTTCGATCAACTCGGAATGGGTGAAATACGAGATCTGCCAAAGCCCTTCAAACACTGATTTCAATTGGGGCGGCGGGATCTTCCGGTACCACGAGCGGAACTCCTTGAACCGATCCTCTTTGCTCAGCATCGGCTCCCGGCCCGCCGCACTCAACCGGCTATCGACGCTCACACTCCATAGCACGCGGTAGCGCTGCAGGATCAGCGTTTCTTCTCCGGAATTCTGTCCGACCTTCGTATCAGGGTCATAGCCGAAAACCGGGTCGAGCATGTCCGAGATGTGCATCAGCTCATGGCGGCAATAGCGGGTCAGAGCAGGATCGTAAAACCGTCGCGGGATCAGCTTAATACCCACACCTTTCATTCCCTTGGCCTCAAAATCCTTGGCCAAATCCTGCTCGACCGATCCCCACTTGCGGAGAATGTCGACGCCTTCCTGATCTTCTTTCAAGACGCCCTTCACCAGCACAATCCCGACCTTATCCTTTAAGAGCGGATATTCGTTGAACGAATCCCGAATAATGTCCGAGAATCCCCACGTACCGAACAAATACTGGTACAGCTTCTTAAACTCCCCTTCCCGATCCTCAAGCATGAACTTCTCGTAGATCGGATCGGCATGCTCAT
Coding sequences within:
- a CDS encoding radical SAM protein encodes the protein MKVSLLFPPTWHPSQPYLSLPSLTGFLHQGGVKDVSQRDLGIELLDQLLTRSFGAEVHEQLLAKQRELEKSTSGETGPGSREHAAKIAESLDRFPYLIDRVELAKETLRSEAFYDLDAYRGSLFMIDKWLELVSSVYFPTRLTVVDNQFSNYSIYSSKDLMKVIRDEVQNPYISLFRDKFIPSIVNDRPDLIGVSITATSQIIPGLTLCRLIKEAAPDLHITIGGSIFTRLVDNIRRCPSLFDITDDIVVFEGETALLELVNQMAGKKDFSKVPNLIYRQNGKITVNQPFYSENVNQLPAPNYDGFPLDKYLSPEPVLPVQFSRGCYYKDCAFCALTLDHQNFRQKEPGRTIEELKWLKERYGAQNFFFTDECFALAPTKRLCQQMTEQKLDIKWTCEMRFEKNLSRELLTSMRDAGCLKIVFGLESFNQRIMDFMKKGIKQEWVRRIADDCVDLGIAVHCYIIVGFPTEKEEEALETMNFIVENKKLHESFGFSCQPCLFDLEKEAPIMSDPGGYGIRRIMRPSAEDLSLGFFYEVQEGMTPDESEKLYQHVYERVSEVVCELPFNYSMADGLLYIAHEKAQAVQAPQPISAS
- a CDS encoding ethylbenzene dehydrogenase-related protein; translated protein: MRVVQTTNKKLVFSILLSALVVGVMLTIGQVPLAVSQPVTIPAKAVKGPIPMDGANPVWESVPGVIVPLSGQLITTPMHPNISVKSMFVKAMSNGKELGLRVEWSDQTKNDTAIGPQDFRDQAAIMFPVTTSGAPPFQCMGQSGGTTNIWRWNAEWQKDLGKDSAGMWDVDDQYPGIFWDYYFEEPAGGVTYPDRIGRSLGPFNSGIWSGNIMSDPTLRVSSVEDLNANGFSTLTTQSHQDVFGNGVWEPSGSVKGGGYTGPTWRVVIKRSLETSDANDTQFKAGMSVPIAFAVWDGNNIERNGMKALSTWFTLKLP
- a CDS encoding molecular chaperone TorD family protein, which encodes MTSKQSVQTATSTAATVIPTIPTIKDSPAVERALNRSKLYLLVSWSLLYPEDEEFLDYLQCGEFVEDGRAALDALQAALDANQGGDRAKLKLAALKKQLDNVEKLVASECVNWQLSDLQSEHRRVFSNVITLDCPPYETLFGNDHVFAQSHTMGDIAGFYKAFGVELSKDIHERLDHLSVEFEFMHFLAYKESYSRCHDGADKTQIVVDAQKKFVKNHIGRWVPLFCRMLTKKSDSGLFKIVADMTSDWIEFETAFLGVTPQPYTETDYRPATFNSPEGQTYECGAQDQGNELSVLLNEVGAQSFLDVKDKDKDKEEGGPVGTA
- a CDS encoding 4Fe-4S dicluster domain-containing protein encodes the protein MSVAKAAQEFSRHVDAAPEAPAPVLRTDWLRPPGAVEEVLFLERCTKCGDCIKACDPGAIVCHGGDGTPVIFADQSPCLLCDDLPCIAACATDALRPVDRMPDIRLGVAVVSQRLCTAGQGCHACVSKCPVDALSMDFSAMRLEVSAESCVGCGMCEHICNTVNDHVAIRVTPVRQLAGF